The following proteins are encoded in a genomic region of Saccharopolyspora antimicrobica:
- a CDS encoding CU044_2847 family protein, translating into MSLVKMPLEDGGELLIESVDDHGSIPVGGGRVVQASETVQKAMGSIRSAAEAVLGELRAMEQPPSKVNVQFGIKVTGEANLAVAKSAGEANFNVTIEWNGVDES; encoded by the coding sequence ATGTCTTTGGTGAAGATGCCGCTCGAGGACGGCGGCGAACTGCTCATCGAATCGGTCGACGACCACGGTTCGATCCCGGTCGGCGGCGGCCGCGTCGTGCAGGCCTCGGAGACCGTGCAGAAGGCGATGGGCAGCATCCGGTCCGCGGCCGAGGCGGTGCTCGGCGAGCTGCGCGCGATGGAACAGCCGCCGTCGAAGGTCAACGTCCAGTTCGGCATCAAGGTGACCGGCGAGGCGAACCTCGCGGTGGCCAAGTCGGCGGGCGAGGCGAACTTCAACGTCACCATCGAGTGGAACGGCGTCGACGAGTCCTGA
- a CDS encoding glutathione-independent formaldehyde dehydrogenase — translation MKAVVYQEPFSVAIGEVDRPSIQHPNDVIVRITSTAICGSDLHMYEGRTAAEPGIVFGHENMGIIEELGSGVTSLNRGDRVVMPFNVACGFCKNCMAGNTGFCLTVNPGFAGGAYGYVAMGPYSGGQAEYLRVPFADFNCLTLPSDGSHEADFVLLADIFPTGYHGCELAQVSPGESVVVYGAGPVGLMAAYSALLRGAARVFSVDRVPERLAKAEEMGAIPIDFSQGDPVAMIKDQTDGEGTDKGIDAVGYQAQVGDGSKEEPAVVLNSLIDTVRATGRLGVPGLYVPSDPGGPTDEAKRGMLLVSVGRMFEKGQVIGTGQCNVKRYNRQLRDMIIAGRAKPSFVVSHELSLSDAPDAYRKFDQRIEGYTKVVLHP, via the coding sequence ATGAAAGCAGTCGTGTACCAGGAGCCCTTCTCGGTCGCGATCGGTGAGGTGGACAGGCCGAGCATCCAGCACCCCAACGACGTGATCGTGCGGATAACCTCGACCGCCATCTGCGGCTCCGACCTGCACATGTACGAGGGGCGCACGGCGGCCGAGCCGGGCATCGTGTTCGGCCACGAGAACATGGGCATCATCGAGGAGCTCGGCTCCGGCGTGACCAGCCTGAACCGCGGCGACCGCGTGGTGATGCCGTTCAACGTCGCTTGCGGGTTCTGCAAGAACTGCATGGCGGGCAACACCGGGTTCTGCCTGACCGTCAACCCCGGTTTCGCCGGCGGCGCCTACGGCTACGTCGCGATGGGTCCCTACAGCGGTGGGCAGGCCGAGTACCTGCGGGTTCCCTTCGCCGACTTCAACTGCTTGACGCTGCCCTCCGACGGCAGCCACGAGGCCGACTTCGTGCTGCTCGCCGACATCTTCCCGACCGGTTACCACGGGTGTGAGCTCGCGCAGGTCTCGCCGGGCGAGAGCGTCGTGGTGTACGGGGCCGGGCCCGTCGGGTTGATGGCCGCCTACTCGGCGCTGCTGCGCGGGGCCGCGCGGGTGTTCAGCGTCGACCGGGTCCCGGAGCGGCTCGCCAAGGCGGAGGAGATGGGAGCCATCCCGATCGACTTCTCGCAGGGCGACCCGGTCGCCATGATCAAGGACCAGACCGACGGCGAGGGCACCGACAAGGGCATCGACGCGGTCGGCTACCAGGCCCAGGTCGGCGACGGCAGCAAGGAAGAACCGGCGGTGGTGCTGAACTCGCTGATCGACACGGTGCGCGCGACCGGGCGGCTGGGCGTGCCGGGGCTGTACGTGCCCTCTGACCCGGGCGGTCCGACGGACGAGGCGAAGCGGGGGATGCTGCTGGTCTCGGTCGGCCGGATGTTCGAGAAGGGGCAGGTCATCGGCACCGGTCAGTGCAACGTCAAGCGCTACAACCGGCAGCTGCGCGACATGATCATCGCCGGCCGGGCGAAGCCGAGCTTCGTGGTCTCCCACGAGCTGTCCCTCTCCGACGCTCCGGACGCCTACCGGAAGTTCGACCAGCGGATCGAGGGCTACACCAAGGTCGTCCTCCACCCGTGA
- a CDS encoding endonuclease/exonuclease/phosphatase family protein, whose product MKHSFGRSALVAALALVAIVLAPMAFADVPPRHLTVATFNIKHGAGTDDVLDLERTAGVVEKSGADVIGLQEVDKHWSDRSDFADQAAWLACRLGMHVAYGANLDLDPANPGEPRRQYGTAILSRFPILDSRNTLLPRAPQGEQRGLLEARINVRGKKMLFLNTHLQHTSQAERSAQVEAINGIVAGRNLPAVLTGDLNATPDAPEIAEITEHLVDTWPIAGRGDGFTFDAAAPKVRIDYVLASPEIDVHRAEVISTTASDHLPVVVDIALR is encoded by the coding sequence GTGAAGCATTCGTTCGGCCGGTCCGCGCTGGTCGCCGCCCTTGCCCTGGTCGCGATCGTGCTCGCGCCGATGGCGTTCGCCGATGTCCCGCCGCGGCATCTCACCGTTGCGACGTTCAACATCAAGCACGGCGCGGGAACCGACGACGTGCTCGATCTCGAGCGCACCGCCGGCGTCGTCGAGAAGTCCGGCGCCGACGTCATCGGCTTGCAGGAGGTCGATAAGCACTGGTCCGACCGCAGCGACTTCGCCGACCAGGCCGCGTGGCTGGCCTGCCGCCTCGGGATGCACGTGGCCTACGGCGCCAACCTGGACCTCGACCCGGCGAACCCCGGCGAGCCGCGACGTCAGTACGGAACCGCGATCCTGTCCCGCTTCCCGATCCTCGACTCCCGCAACACGCTGCTCCCCCGGGCGCCGCAGGGTGAACAGCGCGGACTGCTGGAGGCGCGGATCAACGTGCGGGGCAAGAAGATGCTCTTCCTCAACACGCACCTGCAGCACACCTCGCAGGCCGAGCGCTCGGCGCAGGTGGAGGCGATCAACGGGATCGTCGCCGGGCGGAACCTCCCCGCGGTGCTCACCGGTGACCTCAACGCCACGCCGGACGCGCCCGAGATCGCCGAGATCACCGAGCACCTCGTCGACACCTGGCCCATCGCCGGGCGAGGCGACGGCTTCACCTTCGACGCGGCGGCGCCGAAGGTGCGCATCGACTACGTCCTGGCCTCGCCGGAAATCGATGTCCACCGCGCCGAGGTGATCTCGACGACGGCGTCCGACCACCTGCCGGTCGTCGTCGACATCGCGCTCCGGTAG
- a CDS encoding FAD-dependent monooxygenase — protein sequence MSERTPVLIAGAGLAGLSTAVFLGLHGTPSLVVERHPGTSTHPKARGQQHHVMEALNLVGLAEAMVEASPKDTGFLIRIAESASGPVFREILHDTFLPLDDLTPARSADASQAAAERILAERARELGAEIRFATTLESFEQDDSGVRAVLSDAAGTRTAHADYLVAADGHRSPIRERLGIGTHGRGTLGHSVHWLIRADLAPVVGDRQVLYYLQNPRISGGTGAVVSTDEPDLFVVGVGYDPEHESIDDFPEERALEQIRLATGVPDLAAEIVSADTTVAAMRVADRFSSGRVHLVGDAAHTMPPHGGLGGNTAIMDGFHLAWKLAAVLRGEAGPGLLDSHDAERRPVGELIAENQFKNAIARNMPHLQRDDDTPPIEDPGMLLFGYRHNGAVVAEPGDAGELLEDPTTPTGRPGSRAPHVLLSTTDGEVSTIDLFGREFVLLTESEAWAKAAEQLASDLGVRLRVQVLGGELTGDWTGKYGVTTDGAVLVRPDRFIAWRSRGAGSAADLEGALRTILDR from the coding sequence ATGTCCGAACGCACTCCCGTCCTGATCGCCGGCGCCGGGCTCGCCGGGCTGTCGACCGCCGTCTTCCTCGGCCTGCACGGCACGCCGTCGCTGGTGGTCGAACGCCACCCGGGCACCTCCACGCACCCGAAGGCGCGCGGCCAGCAGCACCACGTGATGGAAGCGCTGAACCTGGTCGGACTGGCCGAAGCGATGGTCGAGGCCTCGCCGAAGGACACCGGATTCCTGATCCGCATAGCCGAGAGCGCGAGCGGCCCGGTGTTCCGCGAGATCCTGCACGACACGTTCCTGCCGCTGGACGACCTGACGCCCGCCCGCTCGGCGGACGCCAGCCAGGCCGCCGCGGAGCGCATCCTCGCCGAGCGCGCCCGCGAACTGGGCGCCGAGATCCGCTTCGCCACCACCCTGGAGTCCTTCGAGCAGGACGACTCCGGGGTTCGCGCGGTCCTCTCCGACGCCGCCGGGACCCGCACCGCGCACGCCGACTACCTGGTGGCCGCCGATGGACACCGCAGCCCGATCCGCGAGCGGCTGGGCATCGGAACCCACGGCCGCGGCACGCTCGGGCACTCGGTCCACTGGCTGATCCGCGCCGACCTCGCTCCCGTCGTGGGCGACCGCCAGGTCCTCTACTACCTGCAGAACCCGCGGATCTCCGGCGGTACCGGCGCGGTGGTCAGCACCGATGAGCCCGACCTGTTCGTCGTCGGCGTCGGCTACGACCCGGAGCACGAGAGCATCGACGACTTCCCGGAAGAGCGCGCCCTGGAGCAGATCCGGCTGGCCACCGGCGTCCCCGACCTCGCCGCGGAGATCGTCTCCGCGGACACCACGGTGGCAGCGATGCGGGTCGCGGACCGCTTCTCCAGCGGGCGGGTGCACCTGGTCGGCGACGCCGCGCACACCATGCCGCCGCACGGCGGGCTCGGCGGCAACACGGCCATCATGGACGGCTTCCACCTGGCGTGGAAGCTGGCCGCCGTGCTCCGCGGCGAGGCCGGGCCGGGCCTGCTGGACAGCCACGACGCCGAGCGGCGGCCGGTCGGCGAGCTGATCGCGGAGAACCAGTTCAAGAACGCCATCGCACGCAACATGCCGCACCTGCAGCGTGACGACGACACCCCGCCGATCGAGGACCCGGGCATGCTGCTGTTCGGCTACCGGCACAACGGCGCGGTCGTCGCCGAACCCGGCGACGCGGGCGAACTCCTGGAAGACCCGACCACGCCCACCGGCCGTCCCGGCTCGCGCGCCCCGCACGTCCTTCTGTCCACTACGGACGGTGAGGTCTCCACGATCGACTTGTTCGGACGGGAATTCGTGCTGCTGACCGAGTCCGAGGCGTGGGCGAAGGCCGCCGAGCAGCTGGCCTCGGACCTCGGCGTCCGCCTGCGGGTGCAGGTGCTCGGCGGCGAGCTGACCGGCGACTGGACCGGAAAGTACGGCGTCACCACCGACGGAGCCGTCCTGGTGCGACCGGACCGCTTCATCGCCTGGCGCAGCCGGGGCGCTGGCTCCGCGGCCGACCTGGAGGGCGCCCTCCGCACGATCCTCGACCGCTGA
- a CDS encoding TetR/AcrR family transcriptional regulator, giving the protein MSVPVPPWRQRVARERSVKQPLSLELIVRTALDLLDAEGLDSVSMRKVAQRLGTGAASLYAYVRNKDELHELMLDLVIGEIALPEPDPAKWQEQLKELIRQQVAVFGAHPGIAQVVMRTPAPTGPNALHVSEAMMAILRAAGKPDRVVAFAVDVLALYATAVAMERTADFGLSDAERGERMAQVQQYFSELPPERFPSITALLPALMSGTDEERFEFGLDLLVKGIAATDG; this is encoded by the coding sequence ATGTCCGTGCCCGTCCCGCCCTGGCGGCAGCGCGTCGCGCGCGAGCGGTCGGTCAAGCAGCCGCTGAGCCTGGAGCTGATCGTGCGCACCGCGCTCGACCTGCTCGACGCCGAAGGGCTGGACTCGGTCAGCATGCGCAAGGTCGCGCAGCGGCTGGGCACCGGTGCGGCCTCCCTGTACGCCTACGTGCGCAACAAGGACGAGCTGCACGAGCTGATGCTCGACCTGGTGATCGGCGAGATCGCGCTGCCCGAGCCCGACCCGGCGAAGTGGCAGGAGCAGCTCAAGGAGCTGATCCGCCAGCAGGTCGCGGTCTTCGGCGCGCACCCCGGCATCGCCCAGGTCGTCATGCGCACCCCGGCGCCGACCGGGCCGAACGCGCTGCACGTCAGCGAGGCGATGATGGCGATCCTGCGCGCGGCGGGGAAACCGGACCGGGTGGTCGCTTTCGCGGTGGACGTCCTCGCCCTCTACGCCACGGCGGTGGCCATGGAGCGCACCGCGGACTTCGGGCTCAGCGATGCCGAGCGCGGTGAGCGGATGGCGCAGGTCCAGCAGTACTTCTCGGAGCTCCCGCCGGAGCGCTTCCCGTCGATCACCGCCCTGCTCCCGGCCCTGATGTCCGGCACCGACGAGGAGCGCTTCGAGTTCGGCCTGGACCTCCTGGTCAAGGGCATCGCCGCCACCGACGGCTGA
- the upp gene encoding uracil phosphoribosyltransferase, producing MDVRVVDHPLAKARLSTMRDARTNSAAFRAALQELTLMLMYEATRDAEVAVEPIHTPVARTDGYRLAHPPLLVPVLRAGLGMADQAHRLIPEAQMGFVGLARDETTLQPTPYLESLPADLSGRPVFVLDPMLATGGSMVHTIRILTERGASDVTAICTLAAPEGVRRLEESGLPVRVVTASIDDRLNESGYIVPGLGDAGDREYGAV from the coding sequence ATGGACGTTCGGGTCGTGGACCACCCCCTGGCGAAGGCAAGGCTGTCCACCATGCGCGACGCGCGCACCAACAGCGCTGCGTTCCGCGCCGCCTTGCAGGAGCTCACGCTGATGCTCATGTACGAGGCCACGCGGGACGCCGAGGTCGCGGTGGAGCCGATCCACACCCCGGTGGCGCGCACCGACGGCTACCGGCTGGCCCACCCGCCGCTGCTGGTGCCGGTGCTGCGGGCCGGCCTGGGCATGGCCGACCAGGCGCACCGGCTGATCCCGGAGGCGCAGATGGGCTTCGTCGGCCTGGCGCGGGACGAGACCACCCTGCAGCCCACGCCGTACCTGGAGTCGCTGCCCGCCGACCTGTCCGGTCGCCCGGTGTTCGTCCTCGACCCGATGCTGGCCACCGGCGGTTCGATGGTGCACACGATCCGGATCCTGACCGAGCGCGGCGCCAGCGACGTCACCGCGATCTGCACGCTGGCGGCGCCGGAGGGCGTGCGGCGGCTGGAGGAGTCCGGCCTGCCGGTCCGCGTGGTGACCGCGAGCATCGACGACCGCCTGAACGAGTCGGGCTACATCGTCCCCGGCCTCGGCGATGCGGGCGACCGCGAGTACGGCGCCGTCTGA
- a CDS encoding glycoside hydrolase family 18 protein translates to MSSRSRRFPFRLPVLLASVLALGLPLLASPAGATDAPADPRPQAADEAQSQAAARKVGYFTQWSIYGRNYFVKNLDTSGTAAKLTHINYAFGNLNTAGQCFQVNQTGEGDAWADYQRRFTAEQTVSGQADAYNQPLAGNLNQLKQLKAKYPHLKVYISFGGWTWSKNFHNAAATPQSRAAHVKSCIDMWIRGNMPKIGGEPQGGDGVAAGIFDGVDLDWEWPGSEGGPGNVVDPADKQNFTALLQEWRTQLDAVGKETGKTYDISAFLPADPAKIEAGFEVPKVFDLLTFGTIQGYDLHGAYDPTTNHQSAILSPQGDPSPEKWSIDQTINAWRTAGAPNDKMVLGVPFYGRGWTGVTNQNNGLFQNSTGPAPATWEAGIEDYKVLKAKAGQYTLHRDEQAGFAWLFDGTTFWTYDDPTEIKRKVDYLKKQGLGGAMIWSLDGDTPNGELMTALHTALG, encoded by the coding sequence ATGTCCTCTCGAAGTCGCAGATTCCCGTTCCGGCTCCCGGTGCTGCTCGCCTCGGTCCTCGCACTGGGACTGCCCCTGCTGGCCTCCCCGGCGGGCGCCACCGACGCCCCGGCGGACCCCCGGCCGCAAGCCGCCGACGAGGCCCAGTCGCAGGCCGCCGCCCGCAAGGTCGGCTACTTCACCCAGTGGTCGATCTACGGCCGCAACTACTTCGTCAAGAACCTCGACACCTCCGGCACGGCCGCGAAGCTGACCCACATCAACTACGCCTTCGGCAACCTGAACACCGCGGGCCAGTGCTTCCAGGTCAACCAGACCGGCGAGGGCGACGCCTGGGCCGACTACCAGCGCCGGTTCACCGCCGAGCAGACCGTCAGCGGTCAGGCCGACGCCTACAACCAGCCGCTGGCGGGCAACCTCAACCAGCTCAAGCAGCTCAAGGCGAAGTACCCGCACCTGAAGGTCTACATCTCCTTCGGCGGCTGGACCTGGTCGAAGAACTTCCACAACGCGGCGGCCACCCCGCAGTCGCGCGCCGCGCACGTGAAGTCCTGCATCGACATGTGGATCCGGGGCAACATGCCCAAGATCGGCGGCGAGCCGCAGGGCGGCGACGGCGTCGCGGCGGGCATCTTCGACGGCGTCGACCTCGACTGGGAGTGGCCCGGTTCCGAGGGCGGCCCCGGCAACGTGGTCGACCCGGCCGACAAGCAGAACTTCACCGCGCTGCTGCAGGAGTGGCGCACCCAGCTCGACGCCGTCGGCAAGGAGACGGGCAAGACCTACGACATCAGCGCCTTCCTGCCCGCCGACCCGGCGAAGATCGAGGCCGGTTTCGAGGTGCCCAAGGTCTTCGACCTGCTGACCTTCGGCACGATCCAGGGCTACGACCTGCACGGCGCCTACGACCCGACGACCAACCACCAGTCGGCGATCCTCAGCCCGCAGGGCGACCCGTCGCCGGAGAAGTGGAGCATCGACCAGACCATCAACGCCTGGCGGACGGCAGGCGCGCCGAACGACAAGATGGTGCTCGGCGTGCCGTTCTACGGGCGTGGCTGGACCGGTGTGACCAACCAGAACAACGGCCTGTTCCAGAACTCGACCGGCCCCGCGCCGGCGACCTGGGAGGCGGGCATCGAGGACTACAAGGTGCTCAAGGCCAAGGCCGGTCAGTACACCCTGCACCGCGACGAGCAGGCCGGTTTCGCCTGGCTCTTCGACGGGACCACGTTCTGGACCTACGACGACCCGACCGAGATCAAGCGCAAGGTCGACTACCTGAAGAAGCAGGGCCTCGGCGGCGCGATGATCTGGTCGCTGGACGGCGACACCCCGAACGGCGAGCTGATGACCGCCCTCCACACGGCCCTCGGCTAG
- a CDS encoding TetR/AcrR family transcriptional regulator, with protein sequence MARPRAHDDALRTRLLDRAGELLSAQGPEGLGLRRLAADVGTSTTAVYSLFGGKPGLVRELYAEGFQRLGDRMAQVPRTDDPVADMCALGLAYRESALANPHFYSIMFGRAVPDFVPDEESVQTALRSIRPLQDAVARGIEQGLLADTDPDEITFAAWALVHGLVSLELNSPLTHDDTSARYERALVNGIAGWRR encoded by the coding sequence ATGGCTAGACCGCGAGCGCACGACGACGCCTTGCGCACCCGGCTGCTGGATCGCGCGGGCGAACTGCTGTCCGCGCAGGGCCCGGAGGGGCTCGGACTGCGGCGGCTGGCCGCGGACGTCGGCACCTCCACCACCGCGGTGTACTCGCTGTTCGGCGGCAAGCCGGGACTGGTCCGCGAGCTGTACGCGGAGGGATTCCAGCGGCTCGGCGACCGGATGGCGCAGGTGCCCCGCACCGACGACCCGGTGGCCGACATGTGCGCGCTCGGCCTGGCCTACCGGGAGAGCGCGCTGGCCAACCCGCACTTCTACTCGATCATGTTCGGCCGGGCGGTGCCGGACTTCGTCCCGGACGAGGAGTCGGTGCAGACCGCGCTGCGCAGCATCCGGCCGCTGCAGGACGCCGTCGCTCGCGGCATCGAGCAGGGCCTGCTGGCGGACACCGATCCGGACGAGATCACCTTCGCCGCCTGGGCCCTGGTGCACGGCCTGGTCTCGCTGGAGCTGAACTCCCCGCTGACCCACGACGACACCAGCGCCCGCTACGAGCGGGCGCTGGTGAACGGTATCGCGGGTTGGAGGCGCTGA
- a CDS encoding type II toxin-antitoxin system VapB family antitoxin, which yields MAMTLRLTDEENQRLAELAAAEGRSKQEVVRSALADRWARQQKEQQLDEVVQRVLPRYRGLLDKLGSA from the coding sequence ATGGCCATGACCCTGCGTCTCACCGACGAAGAGAACCAGCGGCTCGCCGAGCTGGCGGCGGCCGAAGGGCGCTCCAAGCAGGAGGTCGTGCGCAGCGCGCTGGCCGATCGCTGGGCGCGGCAGCAGAAGGAGCAGCAGCTCGACGAGGTCGTGCAGCGGGTGCTGCCGCGGTACCGGGGCTTGCTGGACAAGCTCGGCAGCGCATGA
- a CDS encoding type II toxin-antitoxin system death-on-curing family toxin, translating into MIVYLDTSDLLLLATAVTDGDLMVRDGGLLDAAAYRPHAEVFGVPAYETLWLKSAALLDSIVRTRPLAGGNWRLAWVAAVAMCDLNGWWVEAADDAALEMVREVGRDQLELPEIAGHLESWAKPKA; encoded by the coding sequence GTGATCGTTTACCTCGACACGTCGGATCTGCTCCTGCTCGCCACGGCGGTGACCGACGGCGACCTGATGGTGCGGGACGGCGGCCTGCTCGACGCGGCCGCGTACCGGCCGCACGCCGAGGTGTTCGGCGTGCCGGCCTATGAGACGTTGTGGCTGAAGTCCGCCGCGCTGCTGGACTCGATCGTCCGCACCCGCCCGCTGGCGGGCGGCAACTGGCGGCTGGCGTGGGTGGCCGCGGTGGCGATGTGCGACCTCAACGGCTGGTGGGTGGAGGCCGCCGACGACGCGGCGCTGGAGATGGTCCGCGAGGTCGGCCGTGACCAGCTGGAGCTCCCCGAAATCGCTGGTCACCTGGAGTCCTGGGCGAAGCCGAAGGCGTGA
- a CDS encoding flavodoxin family protein, translated as MPRLLIVHHTPSPGMQALFEQVVAGATTDEIEGVEVVRRAALSATASDVLEADGYLLGTPANLGYISGALKHFFDTIYYPCLDSTAGRPFGYYVHGNEGVEGAQRAIRSITTGLSWQQVAEPVTVLGAPGKADLAACWELGATVAAGLMIE; from the coding sequence ATGCCCCGGCTGCTGATCGTGCACCACACCCCGTCGCCCGGGATGCAGGCGTTGTTCGAACAGGTCGTCGCCGGCGCGACCACCGACGAGATCGAAGGCGTCGAGGTGGTGCGTCGCGCGGCGCTGAGCGCGACCGCCAGCGACGTCCTCGAAGCCGACGGCTACCTGCTGGGCACCCCGGCGAACCTCGGCTACATCAGCGGCGCGCTCAAGCACTTCTTCGACACGATCTACTACCCGTGCCTGGACTCGACCGCGGGCCGCCCGTTCGGCTACTACGTGCACGGCAACGAGGGCGTGGAGGGCGCGCAGCGCGCGATCCGCTCGATCACCACGGGGCTCTCCTGGCAGCAGGTCGCCGAACCGGTCACCGTCCTGGGCGCCCCCGGCAAGGCCGACCTGGCGGCTTGCTGGGAGCTTGGCGCGACCGTCGCGGCCGGGCTCATGATCGAGTGA
- a CDS encoding phospho-sugar mutase, translating to MGESVEVCGTGARAAAERWIAEDVDPGARAELQRLVDADSPELADRMSGMPRFGTAGLRAAVRAGANGMNRAVVVRTTAGVAEWLNEHGHSGGVVVVGRDARHGSADFAADAAGVLAAAGFDVRVLPEPLPTPVLAHAVRALDAVAGIQITASHNPPQDNGYKLYLRGGIHLVNPTDSEIEAAVAATPAANSVPRAENWSVHSSALEDYLARVATLPRGSARGLRIAATALHGVGAQPLREALHRAGFDDVHLVASQADPDPDFPTVGFPNPEEPGTTDALLELAAEVGADLAIALDPDADRCALGAPVDGVWRMFRGDETGVLLAWHILSTLDREVTPDPLVATTIVSATMLRSIAAEFGVRYDETLTGFKWLVRAGDGAGTGLVYAYEEALGHCVDPDFVRDKDGISTAVLAADLAAALKAAGRALPQLLDELSTEHGLHETGQISVRVSDLSLIPRIMRRLRAQPPAQLAGTAVDVRDLLPQTDALVVTGAGGLRVVIRPSGTEPKLKCYLQVVEQVDDLPTAKRRAADRLAALERAVSELVRGG from the coding sequence GTGGGCGAATCGGTGGAAGTGTGCGGGACTGGCGCGCGGGCCGCGGCTGAGCGGTGGATCGCGGAGGACGTCGATCCGGGCGCGCGGGCGGAGCTGCAGCGGCTCGTCGACGCCGACTCGCCGGAGCTGGCGGACCGGATGTCCGGGATGCCGCGGTTCGGCACCGCGGGCCTGCGCGCCGCGGTGCGCGCCGGGGCGAACGGCATGAACCGCGCGGTGGTCGTGCGCACGACCGCCGGTGTCGCGGAGTGGCTCAACGAGCACGGCCACAGCGGCGGTGTCGTGGTGGTCGGCCGGGACGCGCGGCACGGGTCGGCCGATTTCGCCGCCGACGCCGCCGGTGTGCTGGCCGCGGCCGGCTTCGACGTGCGGGTGCTGCCCGAGCCGCTGCCGACGCCGGTGCTCGCTCACGCGGTGCGCGCGCTGGACGCCGTCGCGGGCATCCAGATCACCGCCTCGCACAACCCGCCGCAGGACAACGGGTACAAGCTGTACCTGCGTGGCGGCATCCACCTGGTGAACCCCACCGACAGCGAGATCGAGGCCGCCGTCGCCGCGACTCCGGCGGCGAACTCGGTGCCGCGCGCGGAGAACTGGTCGGTCCACTCCTCGGCGCTGGAGGACTACCTCGCCCGGGTCGCGACCCTGCCGCGCGGCAGCGCTCGCGGGTTGCGGATCGCGGCGACCGCGCTGCACGGCGTCGGCGCCCAGCCGCTGCGGGAAGCGCTGCACCGCGCGGGTTTCGACGACGTGCACCTGGTCGCCTCGCAGGCCGATCCGGACCCGGACTTCCCCACCGTCGGGTTCCCGAACCCGGAGGAGCCGGGGACGACGGACGCGCTGCTGGAGCTGGCCGCGGAGGTCGGCGCGGACCTGGCGATCGCGCTGGACCCGGACGCCGACCGGTGCGCGCTCGGCGCGCCGGTGGACGGCGTCTGGCGGATGTTCCGCGGTGACGAGACCGGCGTCCTGCTCGCCTGGCACATCCTGTCCACTTTGGACCGGGAGGTGACGCCGGATCCGCTGGTGGCCACGACCATCGTGTCCGCGACCATGCTGCGCTCGATCGCCGCGGAGTTCGGCGTCCGCTACGACGAGACGCTGACCGGGTTCAAGTGGCTGGTGCGCGCCGGGGACGGCGCGGGCACCGGGCTGGTCTACGCCTACGAGGAAGCGCTCGGGCACTGCGTCGACCCGGATTTCGTGCGCGACAAGGACGGCATCTCCACCGCGGTGCTGGCCGCCGACCTGGCCGCCGCGCTGAAGGCCGCGGGGCGCGCTCTCCCGCAGCTGCTCGACGAGCTCTCCACCGAGCACGGCCTGCACGAGACCGGGCAGATCTCGGTCCGGGTCTCCGACCTGAGCTTGATCCCCCGGATCATGCGGCGGCTGCGGGCGCAGCCCCCGGCGCAGCTCGCCGGCACCGCTGTGGACGTCCGGGATCTGCTGCCGCAGACCGACGCGCTGGTGGTCACCGGCGCAGGCGGCCTGCGGGTGGTCATCCGGCCGTCCGGGACCGAACCGAAGCTCAAGTGCTACCTGCAGGTCGTCGAGCAGGTCGACGACCTGCCCACCGCGAAGCGGCGCGCCGCGGACCGCCTCGCCGCGCTGGAGCGCGCCGTTTCCGAACTCGTGCGAGGAGGCTGA